One Pseudomonas syringae CC1557 genomic window, TACTATTTCAGCGTTCGCTCCTGGGTCCATTCCGTCTGCAGGTACATGCCGCGAGCAATCTGCGTTATGGATTGCGGTATCTTGAGAACAGTAAATGACGCGCAGCAGCCTCAAACGCTGCCCTCACGTTCGATAACCAGAATCCGTGCTTCTCCACAAGGATGCGCAACATGTTCACATCCAGTCCCTGCGAAAAACACGTCGCCAACTACCAATGTAACGACGCGCTCGATGCCCGACTCGCGATAATGCATATCCACCGCTCCGTCGAGGACTGCGAAAACTTCCTCACCATCGTTGATATGCCACTTATATGGCTTGTCGGTCCAGTGGAGGCGGACAGTGGTTCCACCCATATTCGCTATGTCGTCAGCCCCCCACGCTTGAGTGGCGGTGAAGTTTTTGCTACGAATAACTCTCATTGATCGCGATTCTCGAACAGGTATTTCCGGCAATCTATCAGAACCATTGACCCACCGCTGCTGGCCAAAAAGAAGACCTGAACTGCACGGCAGCTGTCGGCCGTTTTTTTCTTTTGCCACAGGCAGCTTTGAGTCGATTCTGTTGAAAAAGTCGGAATTTCAAACTGGAAGACTTCGAGATTGATCGTCTCTTCAGAACCGCTCACCACGTTGCGTGGCTTTTCTGGTTCTGCGTTGATCGTTGTGGCTTAGTCAGTAGGTTGATTTGAGGTTTTTTGCTGGTTGCGGGCGTGCCTATCCCGTGGTCGGAGGCCCTTGTGAGGTCAGTTTTGCCAGTCTTCTGAGATTCTGTACCGCAGCCGCCAAGGTGAATTCGTCTTTCGCACCCGTCATTCCTCGTAGTCGCAATCGATCCAGTTTCAGGATTCGGTTGAGGTGAGCGAACAACATTTCGACTTTCTTGCGTTTGTGGCGAGAGCACACGTATTGAGGTGTCTTTGCGATGCGCCGCGCAACATCGCGTGCCGCTTCACGGACGCTGCGTGCAATTTTTCTAAACTAAGTGTTCGGGCAGCAGCGCTCTTTCATTGAGCATTTAGCGCAGTCGGTTTGCCGGGATCGAAAGATGATTGTGTCGGCTTTCGTGATATGTGAGCGCTGGTTCTTGAAGGCCCGCCACTCGCTACGCAACGCGTGTCCGGTGGGGCAACGATATTCTTGCGCCTCTTCGTTCCATTGAAAATCGCTGATTGAGAGGCTGTCGTTCTTGCGCTCGGTTTTGTCCCAAACCGGTACATGTGGCTCGATGTCTTTTTCGTCGACCATCCAGGCAACATCGGTGCGGTTCCATAGGCGGTATCGCCGATGAGCCGATCCAGCTTGATATCGAAGTGTTCTTCGACCCGCTCGATCATGGTCTTGGTGCTCTCGACCTCAGCGGTTCTGTGAGCAGAGGTCGGCTCCACGTCCATGATCACGCAATGCTCGACATTGATCAGGTAGTTCGTCGAGTAAGCGAAAAACGCCGGGCCTCCGGGCGCTGCGGTCCAACGAGAAATCGGATCAGTCAACGACAGACGCTTAGGCAGTGCTTCGGTCAAAGCCTCATCATCCAGCTCATCAAGGTACTCGCGGACGGCGCGAGTACTGAGCGACGGATCGCTCCAGTTGACCTCTTCGTTGCCGGGTACGCCTCTTTGCCGACGGGCATCTGCCTTGATGACGCTAGCGTCGACAGCAAACCCTACGCCCTTGACCAGACCCGCGTCCATGCACCGACGCAGCACCTGGTTGAACAGCCAGCGGAAAGCGAACTGTCACGAAATGACCGTGGCGATTCTTGGAAAACGTAGAGTGATTGGGGACTTCGTCTTCAATACTCAATCGGCAGAACCACCGATACGCCAGGTTCAAATGAGCCTCTTCACACAACCGACTTTCGGAACGAATGCCGTAGCAGTAGCCCACGGCCAACAGGCGAATCATCAGCTCGGGATCAATCGATGGACGCCCGATTGGGCTATAAAAATCGGCGAGATAATGGCGCAGATCGATTAGATCGAGGCATCAATCAATACTGCGCAGGAGGTGATTGGCTGGGATGTGATCTTCAATGTTGAACGAGTAAAACAGTCTTTCTTGCCCGTTCGACAATTGTCCCATCATGCTGCGAATCTTCCAGCTGGCCGATGACCTGACTTTGCCGCAGGCCAGGCAGGAGATCTACTTTTCAACAGAATCGGCCAGAAGCGGTCATTCAGCCCTACCTGCATTTTTAACCAACCCAGTTTTGAAGCGAGCTGCCATCCACCTGTAAAGTGGCAACGTGACCGCTTGTATCAAAATCATTCGAATGATTTGCATCGCCGTCACGAGTGTGACGGCCAGATTCAACGCCTCAGCCGTGAGGCTCATCTCGGGGGCACTTCCAGGCATCATGCCGAGTGCCAGTGAAAGCCAGGAGACGCCCAGCAGCCATCCAAGCACCCACGCGACCGACCCCGTAGCTATCACCGACCCCGCGAGCAAAGACATCACTTTGCACAAGAATGCCGGTGCCCGGCGGAAGAATACGCGATCAAAATTGATCGCAAGCGCGCACCCGACCATCAACTGCCCAAAGGCACTTAGCCAACCTGGCATGCTCATGTGCAGATCGGCGCCTGGGACTACTGCTGCACACACCAGAAAAGGACCAAAGGTCCAGGGGTTAGGAAAATCGAAGCGCTTGAACAGCAATGCTGCGACCAACCCCAACGGCAGAATGGTCAATAGCCACCC contains:
- a CDS encoding cupin, with the protein product MRVIRSKNFTATQAWGADDIANMGGTTVRLHWTDKPYKWHINDGEEVFAVLDGAVDMHYRESGIERVVTLVVGDVFFAGTGCEHVAHPCGEARILVIEREGSV
- a CDS encoding AbrB family transcriptional regulator; this translates as MLKLPVSPLTTLLAGVLGGGLASLIGWPLPWVIGSLALVMVVRCCGWLLPEIPHGRKAGQLIVATAIGCHFTLSVMHEVLSNLGVVTVAIALTLVLALLGIIILCRWGVPYSTAYFALMPANSTEMIHLARQRGADAGFVAAAHSVRLLLILLGVPLAASFAAPNAVQGIALPVVWGWLLTILPLGLVAALLFKRFDFPNPWTFGPFLVCAAVVPGADLHMSMPGWLSAFGQLMVGCALAINFDRVFFRRAPAFLCKVMSLLAGSVIATGSVAWVLGWLLGVSWLSLALGMMPGSAPEMSLTAEALNLAVTLVTAMQIIRMILIQAVTLPLYRWMAARFKTGLVKNAGRAE